The genomic segment aaatattggtaCATAGAAAAGTAGTGATATATATTAGGGTGTGAAAATGCAAAAATAGATAGGGTTTGAAGATTCGTTccataatataatcatttaacAAGAGGGAGGTATAAAAATGATGGTGGATGTGACATAAAATGAAGTTAAAAGTAAGAAGTAGCTTATTAGTGTTGAAACATTATTAATTGATTCGAGTGGCTTTAGCATAAACATTCTGCAGAAGGCCTTTACGTCTGTGGTGTTTAAGCTCTCTCTTTGGCTACCTTCCATCGACTCATTGATCCTCAAACATCAATCTTTACGGCACAACATGTGCCATGCACCCTCCAAAGTGAACAAAGACAAGTAAACATCatagaatttcaaaacaaagaGAATCCATGAAATAACCCTCAGTTTTTAGAGATTCCTCCTTGCCTTGTCttgtcttctttttctttcttttgcgaTTCAGAACCAAAAAAGAGAAACCCTTCAGCAGTCATATATGCCAGCCAGCTAGCTTGCTTAAAGTTACTCATACATCCACTCTTATATGTGAAtcttttttcttacaaatttacTGGATCCAATGCTGCCCATCTATATTTGTGAAGGTTATTCCTCTTTCTTTGGATATCATAGGAATTCCATTTGATGGTTCGTGTCTTTCCTAACCCATTCTTTTTGCTTTATAGACCCTCCAACCCGAATCAACCCTTTCTAGCTCGCTGTTCatcatttcttttcaaattaattattgaaaaattactATATATAGCAATCTCTTATTAAGTCCTGATACACACCATTTACTTTACTGTATAATAATTTGAGATATTTTGATCTAATCATCTACATAGAAAAAAAGTTACTTACTTATATGTATATAAGTGTGAGGGAGTCTAACATTTGACTGAGAAAGTTAAATACTGTTTTGAATTCAACATGGTGTGAATCTTTTTATGTGAATTGGGTTTGAGTTACATTAATGTAATCTCACTATTGAAGTGATGTTAATGGAGAATAATGCATATATCAAGTTAAATTGATCTGGAATAAGCATCTCAGAAGATAACTGAAAATCTAAAATTGCTGCTGCTATGATATTTGTGACAGTCACAGTGGTCCAAAGagtaaatatattaattcttCTCCTTGAATTATTCACAACTCACTTACCACAGGAGCTTTGGCATATTCCATTCAAATGCAAAGGCAAATTCTGAACTGCTGGAAGTCAATGCAGAAGAAGAGTGAGTCAAAGACATCTTCATGTTTCTAATACCTATATCAGTATATAAGGAAGGGCAAAGGGTAACGTGAAATTATCTTCCCATCAAAGAATCAGTAATAGCTCATGTTTGTGGTCAAAAGTAAGCAAGAACAATCCCACAATCTTCATTGatccaaatataaatttactttaCGATGGAACAAAATAAGCACCTTCTCTATTATTACCTCTTTACTGTTTCTAAGAATCATGTTGAATTGACCCTTTAGCAGGAAACTTTTACCTTGAATTCAAGCCCGCCATAAAAGACTTGTGTGTTCAAACCTACGCTTAAGTACTCATCATTGGCTcgttttgacatttttttagcAAAAATGTGTTCTGAAAAACTTGTAGGATTATttcattgtaattttattaataggaaaaaaaatgggTGGTTTTGTGAAATTTGAGCAGTAAAAGTGTTTCTTTGAGAAATTAAAGTTGTGCAGAAAAAGTGATGGAATTTGTGTCCAAGTCTTTTCGAAATGGACTGATGAATATACAAATTTCCCTGTAATGGTCGATATAAATGAATAGCTTTCACTCCTTTTATTCCTTCAACACAGGAGAATCGTGTTCTGGCGTGAAAGATTTCTCCCAAACTTAAAGGAAAAAGGGTGCATGTACATAATGGTTGATGCACACCGAATGGTGCACATAGAGATTCACAATCTCAAATGTCACAGTGAAGACACTTGTATATTGTTCAAGTCAATTCAACTACATATGTGCATGTGTGAAGTGTGTGTTCACACATATATACCATTAATCTGAAGCCTTTCATTTTATGTTTGTTCGACTCACGAATAAATAAAGCAGCACACTGTTGCAAGAAAGAATGGCTAAACATGATTTTTCTATCAACAACACATTTCCAGAATtctaatcaaatttaatttcaatggTCATTAccattgaaaaaggaaaaacctTTTATCTGGGGCATCATATATATTGCATTCAAGCATATCTTCAACCTATTGAAATGTTTCACACAACAGGAGGTGGATGGAACGTTTCATTCAatacatattaaagtttgaatttttcataaatatataggTTATAGAGTTATGGGTTTCAGTTCTAGGGCTAGCATTTTTCAAAGATCGGATTTCTAAGTTTTTAGTGCTGTGAATTGATTTGATGTCTCATGATCTGATTCCATGTGATATTTTGAGATATTGTTTGATTTAAGAGATTTTGGTATTGAAATGACTACTTTATGTTGTTAAGATTAGTTAATAATATAGTATTTCTTCAGATTTAGGTGCTACTGCTGATGAATATGgaatttaaaatcttattaatttaaaaaattatttcaaattagtTGCAAGctatcttaaatatataattcattaatatttattaataacaacaaattttgtacaagttacaaacaaaattttaatttattataatcagATTTTATTGTTCCTTCACAGAATTATAGTAATCctctaaataaataaacaacactTATTTACTTCATTTAAAAGTCTTGATGAAATACAATAAgatttattataagaaaatgttttaaaatccCTCGAAATCATAACCTAATacatataaaacattaattattaaataaaataaatatttttaattgactaAATAGTTTATCTGTATAgcacataaaataataatttttaatcaaaataccTATGAGCAAATGATAAAGTTTTATAAGGATATAATTGACTTTAATTAACCTTTTTAAGCAAGTCaatgataaatgaaaaaattttaattttaaatggttaaaatacattgaaagaatacattaatgtgggttcttatttttattaaattaacatacaatatctaaattaaactattttcagTTTCTTAGAAATTTAGATTTGGTCCATAGGATTTTTGTTAAAGGGCATAGAATTTGTTTTTGGTAaagtttttcatatataattgtagaaataggaaaaataaaaatgaaaattgaaagatgtttttcaaaaaataaaattacattatttcttaaaaaaattatttcaaaaatattaatgattttttataaactaccttatatataagttaaaattaatttataaaacattatgcattattttcttttgaaaatttgattttggatGGTCGCTGAGAAGGACCTTGGCCCccaaatttatttgtatataatttcttttaatatatttatatatttggtatcttaaaaaaattatatattaatataaaaaatttatatttctaaaatatttgtcGAAAATTTGTCACTGGTAATATTTGTAATATTGTACGGATATATTATAGAAAGAAAGAAGTAGAAGATAGTCGATTTTAAAACAAGTTATTTATTCATAAGATTTTGTGATTTGTAGACGATGTTAtttcaattcaataaaatcTTATTGTATTTTAAAGTGGCCTAGGAGAAGTCGCAAGTAATTCAACCCTATTCCCGAGATCATCCGCATGCGAAAAGAAAGTtcaaatttagtattttatttaataattggGCTTTAGCTAGAATGAGACCAGACCCAATAAGATATGGATCCGACAAAACTTGTGACCCACCTAACCCAGCATATCACTCACGCTAGTCAGTTGTCAGATATAGCCCATGAcacacttaaaaaataaaacaatagtaTGGAGGATTTTTTAATGAAGGTTGAATTGGGCCTAGCCTCCTTCCCCATGCATCATAGTCCAAAATATGTTCAATTTCTCATCTCTAATTCTCTTAGAAGAGTGGAGAGAACTAACAGAATAATACACAGCTATGAAAAAGGAATTGTTGAACTAGTCACTGTGAATCATGAGGGAGAACATGGACATAATGGCGCTAGGAATTATTAGGGAATTCATATAAAATGTTGGTTCCTATCAGCAGACTCCTTTTTCCACATTAGAAGACAACTGCAAAAGCTCAAGTAGGAGTAAGAGGAAACATTGGGAGATACAACAAATAATATTCAAGCAAAATTGACCAAATGAAAAAATGCTTCAAGCATAATTTCAGTTTCTGTGACACCAGAAGGAGGAAAAAAGTCTAGCATAAATAAGATTTTGTTTAGATGGATGAGTGAACATAAAAGAAAAGCTAATATTTGATCATAATTGGAGTGTCATTTGTCGAGTAGAATATAACAAGTTCTTGCCGAAGATGGTTTGATTTCAAGGAGAAGACCAACAGATGTGTTAAAAAAGTAATTCACATGGAAGATTATTAACTAAAAGAGGTAGGGAAGACTGCAACTTCAGGATGAACAAACAAACCTTTGTTGCCCTAAATTGAATTATCCAAATTTGGTTTCTGATAGTCATTTAATTTATGTAGCAGGACTCACATGGTGGTACAATACTTGATTATGAACAAAATTTCATCCAAATAAGCAGGTATTTAAATTGTAAACAACACATTATTGCAGTGACAACGGTATAAATAACCACATCACCCTGACTGCTGACTGCACAGGTTTGCATTGACCAGCAAACTAACAGTGACTGTAATTGTTGTTATCTGATTTGAGCTTTGacataataattttaactcgattttaaattttatggaaTAGAATAGGTATTTTGCTCCTACATTTCAATCTAAGCTTGCATTAGATTCTTATCGCTTAAAAGTACCAAAATTTAAGCATGGCATCTCTTGTTCTGTGATTAAGAGGAGTAAAATGGTAGAAATTGAagtgttttatttaaatgttcTGAAAGACACTACATAGACTCACAATTGAGGTCGTCCATCTTGATTTTAGTTTCCTTCAGAGTGTTCTCAATGAGCTTTTTGAGTTGTTTGAGTTCTTGAACATCAGTCGGGAGGTCTTCACCTTGCATGTAGCTGAACAAGGACAAGATCTTCTCCTTCTCTTGATTCTCCTGACGCAGCTTCTTCAACTGTTCCTGGGCTTTGGCAATCCTCTGAATCAGGAAACTCTCTTGGTTCACATTCTTGCTTTCATCAATAACAGATGCATCCAGATACCTCTGAATCACTTGCTTTGCTCCCTCAGGATCTGGCCAAATCTCTGGCTTAGCTTCAAAAGGACTTGAAATTATTGCGCAGGCTGGGATCCCACACAGAATCGTCAGTTCCCTCACCTTCTTAATGATACccttcttccttttcttgtACGTCGATTTCCTTGCCGTCACATCACTGATATACGCAAGTTTCACTTTCTGCCTAGTCATGCCTACAATTGCCAAAAAAACCTAGTAACAATTCACAATCTCATTTCATGTAATATCTTCTCTCTAAACCTTATGCTCTTTTTAAAGCCCCATCTCATCTTTTCCAGTTTAAATTCCTGAAATCATTGACATTTTACACCGATTGCATTTGCGCATTGAAttggaaaataattaaaaaatatgcgCCATAAATAGCTACACCTTAATGCATTGCCATATTTAGAGAATATGCAAGATATGGATCTTTTACTAACCCTTGTGCTTTCGCAGAAACAGCAAGAAAGTTTACCAGTCTTCCATCGTTCCATCGGTTCGTTTGCAAGAGAGAGGAAAgagtaagaaaattaaaaaaagaaatgtgGATCCCACTGCCTCTATTGAGTTCCTTTAGATAGATTAATTCGCATTTCACTTTCCTTGTCCGATACAATAATTCAATTTTCACCAAAttcgctttttttttttcaaatctttgcttaaagttaaaattctaatattaaaCTTTACCAAAAGTAAACATTTcccattttttaaatatttaataactaaaaatggTTCTAGcataagataataattaataattccaaatatatttatattgggTAATATTTCAAGATCGAAAAGATAAACATGACGACATTATCCGTGTCAGAACTGAACAAGAGAGATTAATCACAAAAACTAGTCTTAAAAACGATCGAAGAATTGAAATTTTggttaaaatcaataaaaaaaactaattgcAGTAGTCAGTAAAATATGCTTAAGACATCATTTTggctttttaaatatttaaatatttaattttttttattcaagtatatatatatagttaatatTTTGACTTTTGTATATGTATTAATGTTGAGAATGTATAAAACtatgtattatttttagtttctagTATATTATATAGTTACAATATTATTCTatgcattttttaaattattattattactttattaatACTGGTTCAATTATGATGGAATCTTGAATTAATGCATTAACCGTTTGAGTGATGAatctagttttaaaaatattgtttgtaaAATATGATTGATAAATAAGAGACTAATATTATGTTATGAGAAATGGAAAGTAAACTAACAAAACCAGTAGTAGAATTCACCACGCCACTCAAAACTATTTTGATTTGGTATTTTCAATGGGCCAATGCTAGATTGGGTCGTGTGTGGCCCAACTATAAAATGCTTTGacaaatacatataaaaaatattaaattaagtaagcAATTATTACTTTTTAGTAAACGTATTTACTATAAAACATGATATATTTACTGAGATTCATACACAGTCACTTTCACTTTCAGAAGCAACAACGTTTTCTCTcttattcaattttaacttcAACTTTCTTCTTGGAACAGcgtttaatttcaaatttattctttcGTTCATGTTTAaaacctttttcattttttgtttatcttcGTTTAAAATAAGTATACGTATTCATTTCAGTATTGAAACTTCCTTCATCTTCGTTTgctcttatattaaaatatgattctcataatttcatcttttgttcttttctatgCTCCTAGTCTTCATCAAAACTTGTTAACTAATAGGCAACTATTAGAAAAAGACTCATAATTGTCTATTTTCTTTGAAAGTTTGGCATAAAGAAATGTCATGTTTAAGTTTTTTCATACTAAATGATAATTGGTTATGGCATATACCCTTTGTACATTATCACTTTTTTggattaaattttttacttatcTATTATAAATGTTTCAAAAAGTGTTTGTGAGACGTgtgaaattggaaaaaaaacacaaaaaatctTTTCAAACTAGAAAGTCTTGGAGAATAAGAAATGTACTGGAGATTGTTCATTTAGATTTGTGTATGGTAAAGATACCAACCCATGACTGGTAGTAGGTATTTCAGTACTTTTGTTGATGACTTTAACAAAAAAGCTTGGGTATACTttttgaaagagaaattaaaagcAAGTGATGCCATTAAGTAATTTAAGGCCTTTGTGGAGAAATAAAGTGGTTGCAAGATTAAAGCGTTGAGGACAGATAGAGGCTAAAAATATCTTGCTTGTGCAAATTTCTTTGAACACTATGGGATTCAACATCAACTGACAACTAGATATACTCCTCAATAAAATGAAGcgatagaaagaaagaatacaaTCATCGTAGACATGGTGAGATGCATGCTTAAAGCCAAATAATTGCCCAAAGAATATTAGGCAAAAGTTGTTTCTACTGTTGTGTATATTTTGAACATGTGTCCAACAAAGAGTGTTTGTGATAAAACACTAGAAGAAGCTTGGAGGCAAAGAAGGCCCTCAATTCAAAACTCATAATTTTTGGATGTATAACATGTGTCTTTGTACTAGATAAACTCAAAAAGAACCTTGATGTCAAAGGAAAAAAGAACATCTTCATTTGTTATAGTATTAACTCAAAGGCTAAGAAAGTAGTCATCAGTAGATACGTGACATTTAATGAAGAAGGAATGTGGGATTGGTCCTAATAATTCCATAAATTTATGAAGAAGAGAACGATAATGTAGATTCAACACTAAATGAGTCAGAAACATCAAACAGACCATAGAGGCAGACCAAATTAAAGGAGgcataatacccaattttgtccccactttggttcggaaatctcaagttagtccctttataGAAAAGTGAGTtgaatggatccttacttgtaattaattgactctaatgagtcccttccgttaaatagaaggaaacagAGTTAGTGgactgatgatgtggcagtgaGGTGTCATTTGCGTGCTTACGTGGTTCAGAAAGCTTCAGGTTCTCCTCTTCTCTCCGCGCCATTCCAACGGGATGAGACCCAGAGTCTCTTTCTTCTCCCTGCAGTTCGCTGGCCTCCCAACCAAAAATGGCCACCGCATTCCAACCGGCATCGATGCCATCTCCGACACCCACGGACGACCATCGTCGGACGCCGCTCCAGCCCCTCCTTCTCGCGTGCGAGGGAGGACCTCGCTTTTCACGTACGCCCCAGATCTGCTCCGAATCCATCCTTGCCGCGCCTCGATTCAGCCACCGCGGACGGATCCCACGCCGCCGCACGTCACCAGGACCCAGATGGCTGCGACGCTTCTTCTCTCTCCGCTCGCGGCCCAGATTCACCGCTGCCCTCGCCGGAGCTTGCTTCTCCACCGACGCCACCactccctttttttctttccctcttCTAAGAAGGGTTCTTTCATCTCCAGCATCACCACCGAACATTTTCCCCTCTCTTTTtactcattcattttttttctgaacCACGTTGCTTAGGTTTTACTCGATTATtacattctttaatttattttaattctcttttgtGGTGATGATGGGGCTGGGAAGAATTGAGAGATGATGGGGGGTTGGAGGAATtggttggagaagatgaagaaggtggTGGTGATAAAATACCACCAAGAACAAGAGGCACTGCAACAGGGGAAGCATTTGGAGAAGGGTTGGTTGAAGCCATCACGACACAAATCTTCCCTCAAAAGCAAAATGTACTAGTTAAACACTTCCATCACCATTCCTCTGATACTTTCTCAAACCACCATCACTCCAAATTCCTATGCTTTCCAGAAACAAACTCGACACAGCACCCCAGATCAAGCatcaacaaaaaatttcaattttcagatCAACCCTTCTACAAGCAATGCTCGAATTTcttcagagaaaaaaaaaacacaaccaCCATGACCCAATcccttaaaaaaaaacacttaactTTGGCAAAGAGCAAAAAGTCAATACCCACAAACAACTTTCAAGAAAGCTAATACTTTAGTGAGGtacaactgccacatcatcaaaGACAACTGTCACATCATCAGTccactaactccgtttccttctatttaacggaagggactcattagagTCAATTAATTATAAGTAAGGATCCATTCAACTCACTTTTCtataaagggactaacttgagatttccgaaccaaagtggggacaaaattgggtattatgcCATTAAAGGACTATGTTGTGGGAGATGACAATGATCCATCTAATGAAgaaattatcaatttttctttattttcagattGTGAACTTGTAATATATAAAGAAGCTTCAAATAATCAACATTGGAAGAAAGCGATGAATGAAAAAATGCATGTCATTTAGAAGAGTCAAACATGGAAGCTGATAGATTTACCAACAAACAAAAGGTCAATTAGAGTAAAGTAGGTATACAAAACTAAGTACAAATCCAATGGAGAAATTGATTGCTTCAAAGTAAGGTTAGCGGTAAAAGGatataaacaaaaatcaagtattgattattttaaaatatttgctaTTATGGTAATATTAGATACAATTTATATGATTATCTCTCTATTAActcaaaataattgaaaaattcatCAAATAGATGTTAAGTCTGCTTTCCTGAAGGtattttggaagaagaaatgtATCTTGAACAACCTACAGGAAATTGAAGGCAAAAAagataaagtttataaattaaataaggCATTGTATGGCTTAAAAATACCCTTTAATTGTTTCATCTTTTAACCCTTTCTTTGTTTtacaataaagagaaaaaagattTTTCTTGACGAAGTTATGGAACCTGGATATCTGCTCTACTTATGAAATGagactttctctctctttttctttcttagacAT from the Vigna angularis cultivar LongXiaoDou No.4 chromosome 3, ASM1680809v1, whole genome shotgun sequence genome contains:
- the LOC108325536 gene encoding agamous-like MADS-box protein AGL80 isoform X1, with amino-acid sequence MTRQKVKLAYISDVTARKSTYKKRKKGIIKKVRELTILCGIPACAIISSPFEAKPEIWPDPEGAKQVIQRYLDASVIDESKNVNQESFLIQRIAKAQEQLKKLRQENQEKEKILSLFSYMQGEDLPTDVQELKQLKKLIENTLKETKIKMDDLNCESM
- the LOC108325536 gene encoding agamous-like MADS-box protein AGL80 isoform X2, whose product is MTRQKVKLAYISDVTARKSTYKKRKKGIIKKVRELTILCGIPACAIISSPFEAKPEIWPDPEGAKQVIQRYLDASVIDESKNVNQESFLIQRIAKAQEQLKKLRQENQEKEKILSLFSYMQGEDLPTDVQELKQLKKLIENTLKETKIKMDDLNFVF